A single Triticum dicoccoides isolate Atlit2015 ecotype Zavitan chromosome 2A, WEW_v2.0, whole genome shotgun sequence DNA region contains:
- the LOC119352855 gene encoding uncharacterized protein At4g15970-like yields MKSATSLLLGAALATACFLLYTSVGRDLGARTPPAPRWAPEKAGGGVARPKQEVVVKEEMVIKGVVASNDGGGRDGSSSEQKRQHQQRQIVMRANKQQQDKPQDLADVLRRAANADRTVLMTALNEAWAAPGSFLDLFLESFKHGENTAYLVKHLLIVAMDKKAFDRCNAVHPFCYWFRVEGMDFAAEQKYMKGDYLEMMWKRNRFQQTILELGYTFLFTDVDILWFRDPFPRIPPAAQVVMSSDFFVGDPDSPGNYPNGGLLYVRSCAGSIGFYEHWQASRVRFPGMHEQYVFDKIVKEGVPGRLGTKVQFLDTGRFGGFCQHGKDLGKIVTMHANCCVGLENKLFDLKNVLEDWKIYKKRVAAGNTEHFSWRVPGRCIH; encoded by the exons ATGAAGTCGGCCACCTCCCTCCTCCTCGGCGCCGCGCTCGccactgcctgcttcctcctcTACACGTCCGTGGGCCGCGACCTCGGCGCGAGGACGCCGCCGGCGCCACGGTGGGCGCCGGAGAAGGCGGGAGGCGGGGTCGCTCGGCCCAAGCAAGAGGTCGTCGTGAAAGAGGAGATGGTGATTAAGGGCGTGGTTGCCAGCAACGACGGCGGCGGCAGAGATGGTTCATCGTCGGAGCAGAAAAGGCAGCATCAGCAGCGGCAGATCGTGATGCGTGCGAACAAGCAACAG CAGGACAAGCCCCAAGATCTCGCCGACGTGCTCCGACGAGCCGCAAACGCAGACCGTACCGTGCTGATGACGGCGCTCAACGAGGCATGGGCGGCACCGGGGTCGTTCCTGGACCTGTTCCTGGAGAGCTTCAAGCACGGCGAGAACACGGCGTACCTGGTGAAGCACCTGCTCATAGTGGCCATGGACAAGAAAGCCTTCGACCGGTGCAACGCCGTGCACCCCTTCTGCTACTGGTTCAGGGTGGAGGGCATGGACTTCGCGGCGGAGCAGAAGTACATGAAGGGGGACTACCTGGAGATGATGTGGAAGCGGAACCGGTTCCAGCAGACCATCCTGGAGCTAGGCTACACCTTCCTCTTCACCGACGTCGACATCCTGTGGTTCAGGGACCCGTTCCCGCGCATACCGCCGGCGGCGCAGGTGGTGATGTCGTCCGACTTCTTCGTGGGCGACCCGGACTCGCCGGGGAACTACCCGAACGGCGGCCTCCTCTACGTCCGGTCCTGCGCCGGCAGCATCGGGTTCTACGAGCACTGGCAGGCGTCGCGGGTGCGGTTCCCGGGGATGCACGAGCAGTACGTGTTCGACAAGATCGTCAAGGAGGGCGTGCCCGGCCGCCTCGGCACCAAGGTGCAGTTCCTCGACACCGGCCGCTTCGGCGGGTTCTGCCAGCACGGCAAGGACCTgggcaagatcgtcaccatgcacgCCAACTGCTGCGTGGGTCTGGAGAACAAGCTGTTCGATCTCAAGAACGTGCTGGAGGACTGGAAGATCTATAAGAAGCGCGTCGCCGCCGGGAACACGGAGCACTTCTCGTGGAGGGTGCCCGGGAGGTGCATACACTGA